A region of Lacinutrix sp. Hel_I_90 DNA encodes the following proteins:
- a CDS encoding YifB family Mg chelatase-like AAA ATPase, whose product MLKKVYGSAVFGVDATTITVEVNVDFGIGYHLVGLPDNAIKESNYRIAAALQNNGYKIPGKKITINMAPADLRKEGSAYDLTLAVGILAASKQIEAENIEDYLIMGELSLDGSLQPIRGALPIAVKALEEGYKGFILPSQNAKEAAIVEGLKVFGIDNIKQVINFFDKGDPIEQTIIDTKAEFEKNLNYPEFDFSDVKGQESIKRCMEIAAAGGHNIILVGPPGAGKTMLAKRLPSILPPMTLEEALETTKIHSVVGRVKADTGIMAQRPFRSPHHTISNVALVGGGSYPQPGEISLCHNGVLFLDELPEFKREVLEVMRQPLEDREVTISRAKFTVTYPSSFMLVASMNPSPSGYFNDPDSPITSSPAEMQRYLSKISGPLLDRIDIHIEVTPVPFDKLSETRKGESSVEIRQRVTAARVLQTARFNDSTTVHYNAQMNTKQITKHCALDEASKVLLKTAMERLNLSARAYDRILKVSRTIADLERSDVITGSHISEAIQYRSLDREGWLG is encoded by the coding sequence ATGCTCAAAAAAGTTTATGGCAGTGCTGTTTTTGGTGTCGATGCCACAACCATTACAGTAGAAGTTAATGTTGATTTTGGCATTGGTTATCATTTAGTAGGGCTTCCCGATAATGCCATTAAAGAAAGCAATTATCGCATTGCTGCGGCACTGCAAAATAATGGGTATAAAATTCCAGGAAAAAAGATTACGATTAATATGGCGCCTGCCGACTTAAGAAAAGAAGGCAGTGCGTACGATTTAACCTTAGCCGTTGGTATTTTAGCGGCTTCCAAACAAATTGAAGCAGAAAACATAGAAGACTACCTTATCATGGGCGAGTTGTCTTTAGATGGGAGTTTGCAGCCTATTCGTGGGGCACTACCCATTGCGGTTAAAGCCTTAGAAGAAGGCTATAAAGGCTTTATTTTACCTTCGCAAAATGCTAAAGAAGCTGCTATTGTAGAAGGCTTGAAAGTGTTTGGCATTGATAATATTAAACAAGTCATTAATTTTTTTGATAAAGGAGATCCTATTGAGCAAACCATTATCGACACCAAAGCAGAATTTGAAAAAAACCTCAATTACCCAGAATTTGATTTTAGTGATGTTAAAGGTCAAGAATCCATAAAACGCTGTATGGAAATCGCAGCTGCTGGCGGACATAATATAATATTAGTGGGCCCGCCAGGTGCCGGAAAAACCATGTTAGCGAAACGCTTACCAAGTATTTTACCACCCATGACCTTAGAAGAGGCTTTAGAAACGACAAAGATACATTCTGTAGTAGGGCGTGTAAAGGCCGATACGGGTATTATGGCGCAGCGTCCGTTTCGGTCGCCACACCATACGATTTCTAATGTAGCATTGGTTGGCGGCGGCAGTTACCCACAACCTGGGGAAATTTCTCTATGTCATAATGGGGTGTTGTTTTTAGACGAACTCCCCGAATTTAAGCGGGAAGTTTTAGAAGTTATGCGGCAACCGCTGGAAGATAGAGAAGTGACTATTTCTAGAGCTAAATTTACCGTCACCTATCCGTCCTCATTTATGCTAGTGGCTAGCATGAACCCCAGTCCGAGCGGTTATTTTAACGATCCAGATTCACCAATAACCTCAAGTCCTGCAGAAATGCAACGTTATTTGAGCAAAATTTCTGGCCCATTATTAGACCGTATTGATATTCATATTGAAGTTACCCCCGTGCCTTTCGATAAATTAAGTGAGACACGTAAAGGCGAATCTTCAGTAGAAATTAGACAGCGGGTCACCGCGGCTAGGGTATTGCAAACCGCACGTTTTAATGATTCGACCACCGTGCATTACAACGCGCAAATGAATACCAAACAAATTACAAAACACTGTGCTTTGGATGAGGCCTCTAAAGTTTTATTAAAAACAGCGATGGAACGTTTAAATTTATCGGCAAGAGCGTACGATAGAATTCTTAAGGTATCACGTACTATAGCAGATTTAGAACGGTCTGATGTTATTACCGGCAGTCATATTAGTGAGGCCATTCAATACCGAAGTTTGGATCGTGAGGGGTGGTTGGGGTAG
- a CDS encoding D-alanyl-D-alanine carboxypeptidase family protein, giving the protein MIRYQNINNFSKSKPRPKEVIKKPRREKTALNFSGRTHAFNYLPPEVVRPFSEMATYATQQSLGSSGLTWPGATPEQLTFLKRVYDINLARKANQTFVNDVPANELAPVEGRFKLRTNAAQAAINMLQAIRAEITSAGKNVEVGLSSAYRSASHQFTIWNDLVTNQYYSATRTEREALQGGAHGDAAASHLAAYTRARIATPGYSNHNNGLAIDIKNIQDGKLYRNKTNTQATTAWRTTWVWDWLDANAATYNFYQNLQIDEPWHWVYRPSSTDLSLPETLNLGEHVPKEKELDVVGRISGKILRGTPEFDALVKNDNAKIIFKDEEGTGADRYMTSKMNEKLNALADLVIQEWGPEIKLRLTEAWDENNEHATSSVHYEGRGADLTTSDRDGNKLGRLAGLAVLAGFDWVLYEDKYHVHVSMKK; this is encoded by the coding sequence ATGATACGTTATCAAAACATAAATAATTTTTCAAAATCAAAACCAAGACCTAAAGAAGTCATAAAAAAACCACGTCGAGAGAAAACGGCGCTTAATTTTTCGGGGCGAACCCATGCTTTTAATTATTTACCACCAGAAGTAGTTAGGCCGTTTTCTGAAATGGCCACCTATGCTACCCAGCAGTCACTGGGATCATCAGGATTAACATGGCCTGGTGCCACACCAGAACAACTAACGTTTTTAAAACGCGTGTACGACATTAATCTGGCACGGAAAGCCAATCAAACCTTCGTAAACGATGTGCCGGCAAATGAGTTGGCACCTGTAGAAGGCCGCTTTAAATTAAGAACCAATGCGGCACAAGCGGCAATTAATATGTTGCAAGCCATTCGAGCAGAAATCACAAGCGCTGGAAAAAATGTTGAGGTAGGCCTCTCCAGTGCGTACCGCTCAGCCTCCCATCAATTTACAATTTGGAACGACTTAGTTACCAATCAATATTATTCAGCGACAAGAACAGAGCGGGAAGCGCTGCAAGGCGGAGCACATGGTGATGCCGCAGCATCGCATTTAGCAGCATACACCAGAGCACGCATAGCAACACCGGGGTATAGTAATCACAACAATGGCTTAGCCATTGATATAAAAAACATCCAAGACGGGAAATTGTATAGGAATAAAACCAATACACAAGCCACTACGGCATGGAGAACCACCTGGGTGTGGGATTGGTTAGATGCCAATGCAGCGACCTATAACTTTTATCAAAATTTACAAATAGACGAACCTTGGCATTGGGTGTATAGACCAAGTAGTACCGATTTAAGTTTACCCGAAACTTTAAATTTAGGAGAACACGTTCCTAAGGAAAAAGAATTAGATGTCGTGGGACGTATTTCAGGAAAAATTTTAAGAGGAACCCCAGAATTTGATGCTCTGGTTAAAAATGATAATGCGAAAATCATTTTTAAAGATGAAGAGGGCACAGGTGCCGATCGTTACATGACAAGCAAAATGAATGAGAAGCTAAATGCTCTGGCAGATCTCGTGATACAAGAATGGGGTCCTGAAATAAAACTAAGACTTACCGAAGCTTGGGACGAAAATAATGAACATGCCACATCAAGCGTGCATTATGAAGGTCGAGGCGCAGATTTAACGACTAGTGATAGAGATGGTAATAAGTTAGGGCGGTTAGCAGGCCTGGCTGTTTTAGCAGGATTTGATTGGGTGCTGTATGAGGATAAATACCATGTACATGTGTCAATGAAAAAGTAA
- a CDS encoding lysozyme, translating to MSNRFLQLDKDIKTFKTGSFYVKTKALPTATKRRSHFESVRPEYARMYQHLVFGQNAARVDPKTLKTSAKGIAFIKEWEGFVENAYNDALGYCTIGYGHLIAKNKCEDITLPSEFTGGISKVKADALFLKRLPNFEKAVQRDITVPLYQYEFDALVSLLFNTGSNFLNVGGAGKGETKIKKYINAGHYAKGADEMKDVTNGGLSGLVKRRLSEIKLFKTNVYDASH from the coding sequence ATGAGCAATCGATTTCTTCAGTTAGACAAAGATATTAAAACGTTTAAAACGGGTAGTTTTTATGTAAAAACGAAAGCACTACCAACAGCGACTAAACGAAGAAGTCATTTTGAATCGGTGCGGCCAGAATACGCGAGAATGTACCAGCATTTAGTTTTTGGTCAAAATGCAGCAAGGGTAGACCCTAAAACTTTAAAAACAAGCGCTAAAGGCATAGCTTTTATTAAAGAGTGGGAGGGTTTTGTAGAAAACGCCTATAACGATGCACTGGGCTATTGTACCATTGGTTATGGCCATTTGATAGCTAAAAACAAATGTGAAGACATTACGCTGCCTTCCGAGTTTACAGGAGGCATAAGTAAAGTAAAAGCAGACGCGCTGTTTTTAAAACGTTTGCCAAATTTTGAAAAAGCAGTACAAAGAGACATCACTGTGCCCCTTTATCAATACGAGTTTGACGCTTTAGTCAGTCTGCTATTCAATACAGGGTCTAATTTCTTAAATGTTGGAGGCGCTGGAAAAGGAGAAACTAAAATTAAAAAGTACATCAATGCGGGGCACTATGCCAAAGGAGCAGATGAGATGAAAGATGTCACCAACGGAGGACTTTCGGGCTTAGTTAAAAGACGGCTTTCCGAAATCAAATTATTTAAAACAAATGTGTATGATGCCTCTCATTAA